TGCTGTCGGGGTCTCTGCGGGCTGCAGGGTAGGAgcgacagacagctggtgtgatcagctctaaaAGGCGGTCAGAGTTTGCAGATCACATGTTTTTTCACAGAGATCGGCTGCGTATTCCACTTATGGTTGGCAtaataggaatcgaaactaggaatcaaaagtaaaaactaaatgattccgggaaaaactgacATTCCCGGTTCCACTCGATGCTCAACCCTACCTACTAATGTCAGGTTGTGGGGAGCGTGGCAGCTGTAAACATTGCATTTCAAATCTTCTAAAGTTGTTTTTGTATTCTCTGTTCTTCTGTTTCTGCACTAGTTGATTCAAAAGTGCCAGTTAATACAAAGAATTGTAGATGCCTGGGCTTCCAATGAGAAAGAGCAGTAAGTACTCGTGATACTGGTGGTTGGCTTCAGTGGTAAACGTAACTGATGCAATAATGACTTCATTACTTTGTGCGCTTTAGGGTAGAAGGTGGTCAGAGACGAGGCTACATGGGTCACCTTACCAGAATAGCCAATTCTGTGGTTCATAACAGTGAGAAAGGTCCCAATGGACCTCAGATACAGCAGCTCATCTCTGGTGAGGACTCACACTTTTCTTGTTGTCTTTAGGTTTAAAACAACCAGCAGAATTCATTTGATTTGTCAAACAGAGCAAACACTGTGAACAGATCAGGATGAAAGTTGTTTGAGTGAAATCTGGGACACCGGGTTTATGGAAGTCCGTTTGTGTCACAGAGTTACCGGCAGCGGACAGAGAGAAATGGGAGGCGTTTATTTCTGGGCAGCTCgctgacacaaataaaagaaacacaGTCGACCTGGTGAGTGACCTTATCGACATGCTGCGTTTAAGTCTAATCCCAACCATTTGTGATATATGTAAGATAACGTTAGAGGAAACACAAGAGCTAATGAAAGGAAACCTGAATTTTCTCTGGAGGAAGCTCCCTCTGTTTGTCATTAACACATTAGCTGGGGTTTCTAGCCACCACGTCAATGAGATAATGTTTAATTCTGCTTGGTAAGACTCGGTGAAACGCCAGTCCAGCAGGAGTAAATAGTTAGCACGGTGCCTGATATAGTTCTTGATGAGAAAACAGAAACTGCCAGAATTTGATTTGGCAGTTTAGTGAATGCCAAAAAGCATTTTGATCCATTAATTAAGTGTTGGATCTTTAAAAAACAGTCGAGTCTGACACTAAAATGGATATTTTCTCAGGTGAACACACAACACATTCATTCTTCCAGTGATGATGAAGTGGACTTTAAAGACAGTGGCTTTCACCAAGACTCCTCACTTCAACAGGTAAGACCCAGACACACTCAGTCCAGACCCACATGTGCAAACGGTGTCCTCATTCCAGTTAAGTTTGTCAGATCATGTAAATGTTTGTAAAACTCTTCTGTAACCGGTTGCAGTAGGGGGACGTATTGAGTACGTAGTTTTAGTAGAAAGATGTTGCCATTAGCGGTAATAAAAGGACCGTTTGTATTTGTGAGCTGCACAGCTTAGCTTAGTGAGTTTCACTGTTGGTCCACTTTGTTTGGGTTAATTTTTCCATTAAATAATGAAGTGttatttgcgtgatttaagtgcagcaaataaaagttcctaggcgagtttctgcacggacgctgtattgagtgacgcatgatggctgcacaCGCCCAGCTGCTACtggagcccgtagagacgctgaacggagcgtcGCTTCGCCCCTCCCCCTCTCAACAGTGTGCAGACACACAGCGGCAAAactgtaaacaaacatgtctgctgaacttTCCCCTGGGAAAGCATCagcagtcaaacacaacactcgtctgtatgagcgtgactcTCATAGCTGCACAAATGACCTGTGAAATAGTTAAAGACATCATGTTAGATCTGTGATGACTCCTGGTTCTGATCACTGCAGGAGCCGCTTCGGatattaaatataataataataatatacccaAAATTATCAAACCGAGCTCTTCAAAACACCAAACCAATGACGATTTtagcgtaccgttacacccctatgagttcagatgtataacATCCAAATCCTCTGTGTCCGTTTGCATCACAATAATTATTTTCCACTCGTACTCAATAACTCTCTCTACTGCCAAAGTTTCTCTTGTTTTAAAATGCTTTTACATGCATGACTGCTAGTTTAGAGTTTGTCTTTAACAGCATTCTTGACTCCTCTTATTTTTAAACAGCAGAATATGATTTCAGACGGAGTCCTAATGTATTTGAACAGCCAGACTCTGGGATTGTTATACGTGTTTAGGCTTTTGCTGCAATGAGGAGCTGTGTTTAGAGCCAAGCTTAAAAACTTGTTGGTTTTGGGTTCTGCCAGGCCTTTTCTGATTATCAGATGCAACAAATGACCTCCAATTTTATTGAGCAGTTCGGCTTCAACGACGAAGAGTTTGCAGATCAGGACGATGTTGTGGAGTGAGTACTCATCCTGCATGGCTGCACTTGTCTGAACATTACTGTGCAACTCTGAAGTAACACTTAGTTATATGGggttttattcattcattcattatatAATCTCTTATTTGATTTGGTAAGTAATAAAATGTCATGTTTTCTGTCTCGCTGGACCCGCCATCACATCTACACAAACAATTTACACATAGCTGAAACGTGTCGCTTCTTGGTGAAAATCAGCATTTTTGAAGCCACATATGGCTCTTTCTAAACAAACATTTTGAGGGAAGGGTCACACCTTCCAAGTTTGCAGGTAATGACAGAGGCACATTTATAACAGCATGTCACCTCATTTTGGTGTGAGTAACTGGATATAATCAGTAGTGTTTTTCTTTCAGTGTTCCTCATGACCCAAGTTAAACTTGTCTTTCTTTTTGACGTTGCAGTATTCCCTTTGATAGAATATCAGACATCAATTTTTCATTGAATACAACTGAAAGTGTAAGTACTCTGATTATTGATCCTAGCAGTCTTCTTAGAGGTGCATATCTGAAACCCCACCTGCAGCCACTAAGGGTGCTTCctctgttttttgtttgtttttccagacAAATCTAGCTTTGTTTGAGGCTCGCTGTAAGGAGAAAATTCAGCAGTTTGATGATGCCGGTTCAGATGAAGAGGACATTTGGGAAGAAAAAGAAGTCACCTTTGCTCCAGAGTCGCAGCGACGTCCAAGGTCATACACCGAGCGCCAGACCACTTACTCTGCTTGTTTAACCTTTGGTCTATGCATGACATCTTTGTGTCCAAGTTTCATGACAGTTTTTGAAATTACTATAAAACTGCATTATTAttgattagggctgcacgatattaggaaaacctgcgatattcgataacggtgcttaatattgcgatatcgatattactcacgataaatgaacaaatactaaagtatgcagtgttgatgtcgtctggcgtgtgacgtctgctctgggttcaaagcaaacaaaaactaatgcatgaattccattacaacataacatttttattgcaaaaatatgcagctgcacctgctactgtattagcagcaaaacaacaaactgcatgcatgcaggttctcagtgacttaaaaacatcacctccaccataaaactttttcctgatgctccaaatacagaaaaacatcccttaccaggatttttagaataaataaaaaaaaaatctgaaaataagtttaaatgttaaataatagttaacatcacttaaatgcaacagcaaattctctcattgctactgagcattttctccacttatgtggttatgatataaggctgctgCTGTAATTGgaaagtgatctgtgctgggccaaactaggagagtattaagattttctgagggaaagagaaaaacaattgtctacctttcagaagaggagctggcaaaaaaaaaaaactacatggaaaatatatgaaaatgtttgtttttaaccccaaattgaacaagtttacctagatcttaaaaagcagctcagatgatgaaactgcacctatgattctgataacaagttaagtaattgaactagctcctctaagataaccggctagcagagcttctgactgacagtttatgtgcagcagcaaatcaactatcctgattaacaaggttataaaagctcataaatgaaaaatcactttgatgtgtgggggaacttttccaggccctctttagcagggtgggactgggaggagagtgctgtagccttttagctggaagctaaccggagcctggggctaatggtgggttggttcaccggcacgtgtcggagtcagctcggttattatcagctgcataacgacaccgagcggactcacgttcacgtttgaaagcagcgctgattccagaaacctcagcacaaagtgcgtgtgTTGCTCTAGCAGAACACACCGAGTCGCGCACCTATTTAGCCGGGAGGCAGTCCACtgaagagccagctggcttcatggagctaatcagtttcagtacgtcagcaagctgaactggagcaaagtcCGAGAAGGCAGGTGGGTCAGGCGGTTCCACATGGATAGTGTTtatttgaggctggaggctaagaTCAAGGATCTTGGTTaggaaaaagctctgtagctctgtgcataaagcaacagtgggattTAGACTGTCAGACTCATTTAACAGCAGTAAGGAGTTAATTGTGCTGTACAGCCTAGACTGGTCTCCATGACGCTGTGAAACAGTAGCAGAAAAGTAGGTGTTACGAGCAGATCTAACTGCTCTCTGGTAGCATGAAAGTTCATCAACCAGcacaggcgtcaccggtccctcccacCACCAGCAACAGGCCAGGCGGGTAAAgtttcttgctcaaggacacaacagacaaATTCTCTATCCTTaatcgggattgaacctgcaaccttctgattactggacaacctgcacaACCTGTtgtgctactgctgccccaaaatgcCAAGATGGCAGTATACCACACAAGATGAGCGTCTGTGGTTGCAAACGTCAGGTTCTGCAGTGTCCCTAAGTCACGGTCTGCTTTCTCTTCCTACCTTTACAGATGCAGCAGCTCTACGGGTGTTTTGTAGAAAGGAGTTACCCTGCTGCGAGTAAACAATTTAAAGCGTTATTTATGAGCGACAACAAGGCTACTTTACATTTATTCTCAATATTAACACGTTTCTTATTAATGTACTTCCTAAACAACTGATGTTTTTTGGCAAATAAACTAAATgacataaagaaagaaagaaagaaagaaagaaagaaagaaagaaagaaagaaagaaagaaagaaagaaagaaagaaagaaagaaagaaagaaagaaagaaagaaagaaagaaagaaagaaagaaagaaagaaagaaagaaagaaagaaagaaagaaagaaagaaagaaagaaagaaagaaagaaagaaagaaagaaagaaagaaagaaagaaagaaagaaagacattaATGATTAAAAACCTTAAAGGACAACTCTAGTGTGTTCTCTTTTTTTCGTATTGCATTTTCTAAAGTATCTGAGACTCGGTATCAGCAGACTTTTAAAATCATATGTCTGATTCGGATCTGGAAAAGAAaacgtgatcggaacatccctactaATCAGGTTTCAGGGTGACACTAAATCATATTACGGATCGATACAACTACATGACACTCTAATTATTTACTTGTGTATCTCAGTGTTTGAAAGTATTTATCTGTTTCCATCCCAGGAGTTCAGGCAGCACAGACAGCGAGGAAAGCACAGACTCGGAGGAGGAAGAAGCCAAGAGGGATCCCTTTGAAATTCCCAACAGTGCTGCTGATGACAGAATGGAGGTTGATACAGGTTGGCACAACAAGAAGTATTTTAACTTAAGTTGTTTTGTGTCCGGTATGGGGAACAAAATTTATGTATAAAAAGATATTTGTATTGTTAATTAGTCACTGGCAGCCTTGGCCAAGGGATAAAAACACACATTGACCTCGGAAACATATTTTTAGATACAGCCATGTATTAGTCTTCCTGAAAGGCTACAATTGCAGCCTAGCAAGCCACCCTGTGAATGTCAATGTGTGGTCTGGCCATGAccaatagacagagctcagtcatggggctGACTTTATGGtaggctaggaccaatcagagcaacgaacaaAGTGACGTGTTCATCGCTACAGAAATCAGTCAGTGGGGAATTCTGCTATTCACTGTtggagaagaagaagcaaatacatccttttctaAAATAAACCACTTGTGTAcccatatctgcacatgtctcatAGAAGAACCAGCCCAAGTCCAAACCATCCAGGGTTGCTGCTGAAGCTGTTACAGATGAGCACCATTTCTGAgctgatgccatctttgtagtgTTCCTGTACCACAGCAATGGTGCCAAGCCCGCCCAACGCCTCtctacagagcgctgtgattggccgcaCCAAAAACCGTTcagggccaatggtagacctgctgaggctagacCTCCCTGCAGAGCTAAATATATTGCTACTAGATTTCTTGGCTACTGCAATTGTTTTTTTGGCCTAAACTTTAGTGCTGGTTACAGGATAACAATTTTACATCCCTCAAAATTTTGAAAAGTAATATTGGAAAGGGTCCGATGTCCTACTCTCAAAACTTTTTGTGgtgtattttttgtttattttttttattgaaggGCCAGTGTGGACAGCCAGTTTTGATGATGTCCCTATGGACACAAGTATTTCCACAGCTTCAGTCTCCTTTCACAACAGCCCTGCTGCGTCCTCTCCTTTGTCCCCCTCCTCAGAAGTTGTCTCTGAGGCAGCGTGGAACTCTTCTGCAGCAACGTCCAACTCTGAAACAGGCTGGGCTGAtttctccaggttctcccccGTCAGGTAGGAAGCGTTGGTCAAGTTTGGGGCTGCAGCCTTTATAGAGACTAATTACTTTGGACTTAAAAGTCTAAACCCTTCTTTTTTTCAGTCCCAAAGACCCTCTGAGGTGCAACTCTCCTGTTGCTATGGAAACCAGCATTGAGACAATAGACCCTCTGGGAGTCAATTCAGCAGCGCTTCCTGAGGGTATGTTGTGTGCACAAGCGTGTCATCTATGTTCACATacttagaacacacacacacacacacacacaccacagtgtCATTTGGCATTTTGAATACCTGCATTTTTCAAACGAGACAGACTTGATTCAAGTTTAACCAATTGCAGATGTTTGATTTCATCTCAACCTTTCTGCAGAACAATGCAGTTAGCTAAAAGTTATATTTAGACTAATGTGCTTTCTTTGCATCGTGCAGACTGTGATGGCTGGTTGGGAGGAAGTGTGGTTTCGCCTTCCTCCACTTCTCCTAAGCCCTGTGGGATATCAAAGACTGAGGAAGAAACGTCTTGTTCTGAGCAGCGGAGCATCACGGAGACGGTCATCAACGGCTCCATCAAGGAAACCGTCAGTCTCACTGTTGACGCCAAGACTGAGACGGCTGTTTTCAAGAGGTTCGCCCGATCAAATCCACACAAACGGCATTCCTGATAGCTGAGTGATCCAAACAATAGAATCCTTCAAAACGGAGATTGACACTCAATCTTGAGACAGAACACCAAAATGCTATTAACTGGTCAGTTAATAGTTTAATAGTGCTGTAACTGAGACAAAATTAGTCTCAATTATTTTAAAGCTTGTGTTGTTAAATCCTCGTTCTACCAAAATAGGTTATTTACATGGAAACATTCTGAATGACTTATACAATGCTTTCTGGGACGattatttcattttgttgcagAAATGGTAGATGTAGCTAAACAAAACAGCGTTATTTTGCTTTTCGGTTCGGGTTTCAAACAAAAGTCACCAAACGACATGCAGCTTTGTTCTCTGAATGAGAAAAGGAGAGCCGAGTAGGAGAAAACCCTGCAGAGAAGAGAAATGAGATGTGTACCAGTCCACATGCATGGAAAGTTGTCTTGCTGTACCATTTCCACAGTAAAACAACAGAAACatttaaatgattaaaaatataatcATGAGAACAAACTCCATTCAATACATTTAAAACACCTTTAAAATGAGTCTTCCCAACAGCACAACACTACAGTGTAACTTCATAAGAGACTGCTGTCTAATGCCTTTTACCCAAATCATCCGCTACAGCTGCTACAGGGGCTAACGGCAGCTAAAAGGAGCTAGATGAGGCTAACATGAGCTAAAACCAGCAGCCAACAGGAGCTAGAACAACTTACAGCAGCTAAAAGGAGCTAGCAGTCATAGATAAAGCTCTTCGGCCGTGTTATCATCATTTTCAGCTGCATTTAGAGTTCTAAATTAAAGACTCTCCATCAGAGCACCAAGAAGGCTGACTGGAGCACACAGTGAACAATGTTGTGCTGGATGGGGCGATGAGACATAGCAACCATGTGATGTTGGTAACCAGGATGTATTGCTACATAAACAACAATGATGTCATGAGAGAAGTTACATTCTCTAcattttaaaaaaactaaatgatcTCATAACTGAATAACGTGTTCCTCCTAAGAGATGGAGTTCCTTAAACGCTGGTCATGGAGCTTTTCTGGATTCATTCTCACTGCTGCATAGCTACCAGCTGCAGGATTTAATGGTGCAGTCATTACTTCAGTAGTTACTGTATCAGGGTGTTTTTTTCAATAAGTATAGTTTAGGTAGCTAAGCAATGCTACATGTTCAGAAGGACATCAGATTCCACACAAACGGATGATTCCACCAGGTTATACCTCATGTGCCTACATGCAGTTGAACTGTAGAAGAACCAGACTCTTGCCATATGCTTGCATATAAAGTTCTCCTTATATCATCTACACTCATTAGTGGATCAAATCAAGTCATGGTTATGAAAAGACAACTTACCCACACACAATGATGGCGTGTTCTGGTAAATTAAAGGTTTGATCTTCACCAGCACAGGTTAGAGTTGCACTCATTCTTTTTCTGGTGCTAATATTTTTCTAGTACCTGattttaattacctgctgatactTAAAATGTAGATTATGACATAGCTGGGGTTAACTCTGTGCTGTTTGTAGGCTGGTGACATATTCAGTTACAGAATGGCTTTGCTGCTTCATTCTCGCAAGTCTTCCAGTTGTAAAGTATCACTAAATATGTGAGAGTGAAGGAAAAGCTGCGGTGTGTGACAGTAATCACTTTTCTCTGTCAGCTTCCTCCTAAACTAACATCATGAGTAAGCAGTTGGATCATGCAGCAGCAGGCTTGGCATAAAAGCTCTTCCCACGTATCTGAAAATAACTAAGATGTAGGGCTGGGTGAtgaggcctaaaatcaatatcaccatatgctgaggatttcacctcgataacgataaatggactatAGCTACGGGTattcgcagaaacaaaagttgtccactagatggggctgccaCATGTATTATGttaagtcacatttttacgtgac
This sequence is a window from Nothobranchius furzeri strain GRZ-AD chromosome 14, NfurGRZ-RIMD1, whole genome shotgun sequence. Protein-coding genes within it:
- the ppp6r3 gene encoding serine/threonine-protein phosphatase 6 regulatory subunit 3 isoform X6, which produces MFWKFDLHTTSHIDTLLEKEDVTLLEVMDEDDVLQECKAQNHKLVDFLLRPQCMEDLVTFITQEPRADVEEKVKYKQETVEQLLANIFEKEKNESAIVSVIQILLTLFETRRPAFEGHMECPPGMSHPSFSVNHSILEAVRPRLKDFHQLLLEPPKKIVMKTTWGVLDPPVGNTRLNVVRLVASLLQCNTHSINTELINLSTLGVVLDMYFRYIWNNFLHIQVEICTALILAMPPAPTEGQPETEQGYAKESALITHLIQKCQLIQRIVDAWASNEKEQVEGGQRRGYMGHLTRIANSVVHNSEKGPNGPQIQQLISELPAADREKWEAFISGQLADTNKRNTVDLVNTQHIHSSSDDEVDFKDSGFHQDSSLQQAFSDYQMQQMTSNFIEQFGFNDEEFADQDDVVDIPFDRISDINFSLNTTESTNLALFEARCKEKIQQFDDAGSDEEDIWEEKEVTFAPESQRRPRSSGSTDSEESTDSEEEEAKRDPFEIPNSAADDRMEVDTGPVWTASFDDVPMDTSISTASVSFHNSPAASSPLSPSSEVVSEAAWNSSAATSNSETGWADFSRFSPVSPKDPLRCNSPVAMETSIETIDPLGVNSAALPEDCDGWLGGSVVSPSSTSPKPCGISKTEEETSCSEQRSITETVINGSIKETVSLTVDAKTETAVFKRVLKSYRDGEKLDSSEKNLVVERVDSDTSSSATGCCPQTGEPCRAAVEFPNGPLKEMPSMDEAKLDRSSAASEQAVNGPA